From one Verrucomicrobiota bacterium genomic stretch:
- the dnaK gene encoding molecular chaperone DnaK — translation MSKVLGIDLGTTNSCMAVMEGGQAVVIPNSEGARTTPSIVAFTKNGDRLVGQAAKRQAVTNPQNTIFSAKRLIGHKYEEVQELVHDLPYKVVPGKNGDAAIQCQVGGKTEIFSPEQISSMVLAKLKADAEAYLGEKITQAVITVPAYFNDAQRQATKDAGTIAGLEVLRIINEPTAASLAYGLEKSGEKKIAVYDLGGGTFDISVLEIGDGVFEVKATNGDTLLGGDDWDRAIIDWLADNFKADNGIDLRTDPVAHQRLKEEAEKAKIALSSAQQTDINLPFITADASGPKHLNVTLTRAQLEKICDSLYQRTVQPCKNCLHDAGLSANDIDELVLVGGMTRSPKVVETARDIAGRDPHQGVNPDEVVAVGAAIQGGVLKGEVTDVLLLDVTPLTLGIETAGGASTPMIERNTTIPTQKSQIFSTYADNQTAVDIHVLQGERPLASQNKTLGIFRLDGIPIAPRGVPQIEVTFDINANGILSVTAKDLGSGKNQKITITGASGLSETEVEKLRKEAEQFAESDKREKERIEVRNQLDSLVYQTEKQLKDTGDKLQDSDKQKMENAIAEAKKVFEDSSASTDAMKAAVDQLTKVFQEVAQELYKNVQPNPQPQPEAAQSSTAGGQQSSDGVVDADFEVVDEGKK, via the coding sequence ATGTCAAAAGTTCTCGGTATCGATCTCGGTACTACAAATTCTTGCATGGCGGTCATGGAAGGTGGCCAGGCTGTCGTTATCCCGAATTCGGAGGGTGCTCGTACAACCCCTTCGATCGTCGCGTTCACCAAAAATGGAGACCGCCTCGTCGGTCAGGCCGCTAAGCGTCAGGCCGTTACAAACCCTCAAAATACGATTTTCTCCGCAAAACGTCTCATCGGTCATAAGTATGAGGAAGTTCAGGAACTCGTTCATGACCTCCCTTATAAGGTCGTTCCCGGTAAGAATGGAGACGCCGCAATCCAATGTCAGGTCGGCGGAAAAACTGAAATCTTTTCCCCAGAACAAATTTCCTCTATGGTCTTGGCTAAACTCAAGGCCGATGCAGAAGCTTACCTCGGAGAGAAAATTACTCAGGCCGTCATTACCGTCCCGGCGTACTTTAATGATGCACAACGACAGGCTACTAAAGATGCCGGTACCATCGCTGGCCTCGAGGTGTTGAGAATTATTAATGAGCCAACGGCTGCTTCGTTGGCGTATGGTCTGGAGAAAAGCGGCGAGAAGAAGATCGCGGTCTATGACCTCGGTGGTGGTACGTTCGATATCTCGGTACTTGAAATCGGAGATGGGGTGTTTGAAGTAAAGGCAACCAACGGTGATACCCTGCTCGGTGGTGATGACTGGGATCGTGCAATTATCGATTGGCTCGCGGATAATTTCAAGGCGGACAATGGGATCGATCTGCGGACGGATCCGGTAGCCCATCAGCGTTTGAAGGAAGAGGCGGAAAAGGCTAAAATTGCCCTATCATCGGCACAACAGACGGATATTAATCTGCCCTTTATTACCGCCGATGCATCAGGACCGAAGCATCTCAATGTAACACTTACGCGGGCGCAATTGGAGAAAATCTGTGACTCCCTTTATCAACGGACGGTTCAGCCGTGTAAGAATTGTCTCCATGACGCCGGATTAAGCGCAAATGATATCGATGAGCTCGTGCTTGTTGGCGGTATGACGCGTTCGCCGAAGGTCGTCGAAACTGCACGTGACATTGCCGGTCGGGATCCTCACCAGGGCGTTAACCCGGACGAAGTCGTTGCCGTTGGTGCGGCAATCCAAGGGGGTGTTTTAAAGGGAGAAGTTACCGATGTTCTGTTACTCGATGTGACTCCGTTAACACTTGGGATTGAAACCGCCGGTGGTGCGTCTACACCGATGATCGAACGGAATACGACTATCCCGACGCAGAAGAGTCAGATCTTTTCGACTTATGCCGATAATCAGACGGCAGTCGATATCCATGTGCTTCAGGGAGAGCGTCCGTTGGCGTCTCAAAATAAGACATTGGGTATCTTTCGTTTGGATGGTATTCCGATCGCTCCCCGTGGAGTCCCGCAAATCGAAGTCACCTTCGATATCAATGCGAACGGTATTCTGAGTGTGACCGCTAAGGATCTCGGTAGTGGTAAGAATCAAAAGATTACGATTACCGGCGCGTCGGGGTTATCCGAAACGGAAGTCGAAAAGTTGCGTAAAGAGGCGGAACAGTTCGCGGAATCGGATAAGCGTGAAAAGGAGCGGATCGAGGTCCGTAACCAACTCGACAGCTTGGTATATCAGACCGAAAAGCAGCTCAAGGACACCGGTGATAAGCTCCAGGATTCTGATAAGCAAAAGATGGAGAATGCGATCGCGGAGGCCAAAAAGGTCTTTGAAGATAGTAGCGCGTCGACCGATGCGATGAAGGCTGCCGTCGATCAATTAACAAAAGTATTTCAGGAAGTCGCCCAGGAACTGTATAAGAATGTACAGCCCAATCCTCAACCTCAGCCAGAGGCTGCGCAGTCGTCTACCGCGGGCGGTCAGCAATCTTCTGATGGTGTCGTCGATGCCGATTTCGAGGTCGTCGATGAAGGTAAGAAGTAA
- a CDS encoding co-chaperone GroES, with protein sequence MSINIQPLGDRVLVKLLEEKEQVKGGIIIPDAAKEKSQEATVVAVGPGKRDEHGQRLAMDVAVGDHVLISKYGGTEVKHSDEKYTLLRQDDVLAIFK encoded by the coding sequence ATGAGTATTAATATCCAACCCTTAGGGGATCGTGTCCTCGTGAAGTTACTCGAGGAGAAGGAACAAGTGAAGGGCGGTATCATTATCCCCGATGCCGCGAAAGAGAAGTCGCAAGAGGCAACCGTCGTTGCGGTCGGCCCCGGTAAGCGTGATGAGCATGGTCAACGTTTGGCGATGGATGTCGCCGTCGGTGACCACGTGCTGATTAGTAAATACGGTGGCACCGAGGTCAAACATAGCGATGAGAAGTACACTCTCTTGCGACAAGATGACGTGTTAGCGATTTTTAAATAA
- the groL gene encoding chaperonin GroEL (60 kDa chaperone family; promotes refolding of misfolded polypeptides especially under stressful conditions; forms two stacked rings of heptamers to form a barrel-shaped 14mer; ends can be capped by GroES; misfolded proteins enter the barrel where they are refolded when GroES binds) yields MAKQLIFDEQARKKVLEGVSTLAKAVKVTLGPRGRNVLIEKKFGAPTVTKDGVTVAKEIELKDSYENIGAQMVKEVASKTSDSTGDGTTTATVLAEAIYREGLRNVSAGANPIAVKRGIDKAVEAVVQELARTSKEVKTSEEIRQVATVSANWDQEIGQIIADAMERVGKDGTITVEEAKTIETSLEVVEGMQFDKGYLSPYFVTDPNNMECVLENAYILIYEKKISSLNDLLPLLQTVAQQGKPLMIIAEDVDGEALAALVVNRLRGTLNVCAVKAPGFGDRRKAMMEDIAILTGGKFISEDLGIKLENVSIDDLGRAKRITVGKDDTTIVEGSGSHDAIEVRIGQIRHQIDDATSDYDREKLQERLAKLAGGVAVIRVGATTEPEMKEKKDRVDDALHATRAAVEEGISAGGSVALLRASSVIDKLDIPCPDGKIGAQIVKRAIEAPLRQLCENAGVEGGLIVQEVLKLDGAKGYNVATGKFEDLLSAGVVDPTKVSRTALQNAASVASLLLTTECIIAELPEEKPAACGHMPNPGMDMM; encoded by the coding sequence ATGGCAAAACAACTTATATTTGATGAACAAGCGCGGAAAAAAGTCCTCGAAGGTGTTTCAACACTCGCTAAGGCTGTAAAGGTTACCCTCGGGCCCCGCGGACGAAATGTATTGATTGAAAAGAAATTCGGCGCACCTACGGTCACTAAAGATGGCGTTACCGTCGCTAAGGAAATCGAACTTAAAGATTCGTACGAAAACATCGGCGCCCAAATGGTCAAGGAAGTCGCTTCTAAGACCTCCGATAGTACCGGAGACGGAACCACAACCGCAACCGTCTTAGCCGAAGCAATCTATCGCGAAGGCCTTCGGAATGTCTCTGCCGGTGCAAATCCGATCGCCGTTAAACGTGGGATCGATAAAGCCGTCGAAGCCGTCGTCCAAGAACTCGCCAGGACTTCTAAAGAGGTTAAAACCTCCGAGGAAATCCGCCAGGTCGCAACGGTCTCCGCAAACTGGGACCAGGAAATCGGTCAAATTATCGCCGATGCCATGGAACGTGTCGGTAAAGATGGCACCATTACCGTCGAAGAGGCGAAAACTATCGAGACCTCATTAGAAGTCGTCGAAGGGATGCAGTTCGATAAGGGCTACCTCAGTCCCTACTTCGTAACCGATCCCAATAATATGGAATGCGTTCTGGAAAATGCTTACATTCTCATCTACGAGAAAAAGATTAGCTCCCTGAACGACCTCCTCCCGCTCTTACAGACCGTTGCCCAACAGGGTAAACCGCTCATGATTATCGCCGAAGATGTCGATGGTGAAGCCCTAGCAGCCCTCGTCGTCAACCGTCTCCGCGGTACTCTCAATGTCTGTGCGGTTAAAGCCCCTGGCTTCGGTGATCGTCGGAAAGCGATGATGGAAGATATCGCTATCCTCACCGGCGGAAAGTTTATCTCCGAAGACCTCGGGATTAAGCTCGAAAACGTCAGCATCGATGATCTCGGCCGTGCCAAACGGATTACCGTTGGTAAAGACGATACCACGATTGTCGAAGGGAGCGGTAGCCATGATGCCATCGAGGTCCGGATTGGCCAAATCCGTCACCAAATCGACGATGCCACCTCCGATTACGATCGTGAAAAGCTCCAAGAGCGCCTCGCAAAGCTCGCGGGCGGTGTTGCGGTCATCCGTGTCGGTGCAACGACCGAACCCGAGATGAAGGAGAAAAAAGACCGTGTCGACGATGCGCTTCATGCAACCCGTGCTGCTGTCGAAGAAGGTATTTCTGCCGGCGGTAGCGTTGCCCTTCTCCGTGCATCTTCGGTCATCGATAAGCTCGATATTCCTTGTCCAGACGGTAAGATTGGTGCTCAAATCGTGAAACGTGCGATCGAAGCTCCCTTACGTCAGCTCTGTGAGAATGCCGGTGTCGAAGGCGGACTCATTGTCCAAGAAGTTCTCAAGCTCGATGGCGCCAAAGGATACAACGTCGCGACCGGAAAGTTTGAAGACCTCCTCTCCGCAGGTGTTGTCGACCCGACAAAGGTCAGCCGTACAGCATTACAAAATGCGGCCTCTGTCGCGAGCCTCCTCTTAACAACAGAGTGCATCATCGCAGAACTTCCCGAAGAAAAGCCCGCCGCATGTGGCCACATGCCGAATCCCGGCATGGACATGATGTAA